The Deltaproteobacteria bacterium genome has a segment encoding these proteins:
- a CDS encoding endonuclease III produces the protein MDDQQIDIVVRILKKEVKQWKVPIVGVVAEKTRDPFQILISCVLSLRTQDGTTAAASERLFAVANTPETLAKVPVKKIEKLIYPVGFYRVKAKNIRAISKRLIDDFASRVPDTIEELLTLPGVGRKTANLVVTIGYGKYGICVDTHVHRITNRWGYVSTATPEKTEFALREKLPKKHWKVINDLLVTYGQNLCRPIGPKCGACRLYDYCDRVGVEEK, from the coding sequence ATGGATGACCAACAGATCGACATTGTTGTCCGGATCCTGAAGAAGGAAGTGAAGCAGTGGAAGGTCCCCATCGTCGGGGTGGTGGCCGAGAAGACCCGGGACCCCTTCCAGATCCTGATCTCCTGCGTCCTTTCTCTTCGGACCCAGGACGGAACGACCGCCGCCGCGTCCGAGCGTCTCTTCGCCGTGGCGAATACGCCGGAGACCCTGGCAAAGGTCCCCGTCAAAAAGATCGAGAAACTGATCTACCCCGTCGGGTTCTACCGGGTCAAGGCGAAGAACATCCGGGCAATCTCCAAGCGGCTGATCGATGACTTTGCTTCCCGTGTGCCCGACACGATCGAAGAGCTTCTGACCCTCCCCGGCGTGGGCAGGAAGACGGCGAATCTCGTTGTCACCATCGGTTACGGCAAGTACGGGATCTGTGTCGACACCCACGTTCACCGGATCACCAACCGGTGGGGGTATGTTTCGACCGCGACCCCGGAGAAGACCGAGTTCGCCCTCCGGGAGAAACTCCCGAAGAAACACTGGAAGGTCATCAACGACCTCCTCGTCACCTACGGGCAGAACCTCTGCCGCCCCATCGGTCCGAAATGCGGGGCCTGCCGGCTCTACGACTACTGCGACCGGGTGGGAGTAGAGGAAAAATGA
- the ispG gene encoding flavodoxin-dependent (E)-4-hydroxy-3-methylbut-2-enyl-diphosphate synthase produces the protein MKIERRKTRTVQLGNVAVGGAAPVSVQSMCNTDTRDMEATVSQIERLADAGCDIVRVAVPDEAAGRALSEIRKASDLPLIADIHFNHRLALMAIEAGVDGLRINPGNIGERDRVEAVVEAAKDRKIPIRIGVNAGSLEPELWEKYGGPTPEAMVESAMSHVRILEELDFRRIKISLKAHDVARTVAAYRLIAGKTDYPLHIGITEAGTFLSGTVKSSVGLGLLLADGIGDTLRVSLTDDPVQEVRVGIEILKSLGLREAGPVMISCPTCGRCEIDLIGLAREVEERLTKMKQPLEVAVMGCVVNGPGEAREADFGIAGGKGVGLVFRKGKVVRKVREEELADALMEEIGKKIKPEKY, from the coding sequence ATGAAGATCGAACGCAGAAAGACCAGGACCGTGCAGCTTGGCAACGTCGCCGTCGGCGGCGCGGCCCCCGTATCGGTCCAGTCGATGTGCAACACCGACACCCGTGACATGGAAGCCACCGTGTCCCAGATCGAGCGGCTCGCCGATGCGGGATGCGATATCGTCCGGGTCGCCGTCCCGGATGAAGCCGCGGGCCGGGCATTGTCCGAAATCAGAAAAGCCTCCGATCTTCCCCTCATTGCCGATATCCATTTCAACCACCGTCTGGCACTCATGGCGATCGAGGCCGGAGTGGACGGCCTCCGGATCAACCCCGGGAACATCGGGGAACGGGACCGTGTGGAAGCGGTCGTTGAGGCGGCGAAGGATCGGAAGATCCCGATCCGGATCGGCGTCAACGCCGGTTCGCTCGAACCGGAGCTGTGGGAGAAGTACGGCGGTCCCACGCCGGAGGCGATGGTCGAATCGGCCATGAGCCATGTGCGGATCCTGGAGGAACTCGATTTCCGGCGGATCAAGATCTCGCTCAAGGCCCACGACGTCGCCCGGACCGTGGCGGCCTACCGGCTGATCGCGGGCAAGACCGACTATCCCCTCCATATCGGGATCACCGAGGCGGGGACCTTCCTTTCCGGTACGGTCAAGTCCTCCGTCGGGTTGGGGCTTCTTCTTGCCGACGGGATCGGGGATACGCTCCGGGTCTCCCTGACCGACGATCCCGTGCAGGAGGTGCGGGTCGGGATCGAGATCTTGAAGTCCCTGGGGCTTCGGGAAGCGGGACCGGTCATGATCTCCTGCCCCACCTGCGGACGCTGCGAAATCGACCTGATCGGACTGGCCCGGGAGGTGGAAGAGCGTCTGACAAAGATGAAACAGCCGCTCGAAGTCGCCGTCATGGGGTGTGTCGTCAACGGCCCCGGCGAGGCAAGAGAGGCCGACTTCGGGATCGCCGGAGGCAAGGGCGTGGGGCTGGTCTTCCGGAAGGGGAAGGTTGTCCGGAAGGTCAGGGAAGAGGAACTGGCCGACGCCCTGATGGAGGAGATCGGGAAGAAAATCAAACCTGAAAAGTATTAA
- the rseP gene encoding RIP metalloprotease RseP: protein MLSGFVAFIVVLGILIFVHELGHFLVAKGFRVGVEKFSLGFGPRLVGKKIGETEYCLSAIPLGGYVKMVGEDPNEPLSPEDEARSFNNQPLFSRFLIVAAGPFFNILFALIIFMGMFMAGYPSEDSTIGRVEKGSPAWEAGIRGGDHVEAVNGEPVRLWEELTDRIRKSDGSPLNLTLDRKGKKFDITVRPMMRDRKNIFGESEERSVIGISHPTLAPVAGVSDPASPAGRAGLSTGDRIVTVNSEAVHTFPELETALLRNRAAKIHLTVKREDKPQELTLSFTPRELQAVQADSDRTLAVLGISSAELFVQEVVKDSPAEKAGIKAGDRIVAIGGKVLNDFADLQEIIGKSPGVSLSVRLIRDGKTLTLPVVPEAYETKDPVGKKVIRGKIGILSAYRPEPGPTISVRYNPFKAFYKGLQMTWDITKLILVSLVKLIQHVIPADTIGGPILIAQLAGQQIQYGLLELLKFLALISINLGILNLFPIPILDGGHILFFAIEGLLGRPLSMQKREIAQQVGLFLLISLMIFAFYNDLMRVFK from the coding sequence ATGTTATCCGGTTTTGTAGCTTTTATCGTTGTTCTGGGCATTCTCATCTTCGTCCATGAGTTGGGGCACTTCCTGGTGGCCAAGGGGTTCCGGGTAGGGGTCGAGAAATTTTCTCTCGGCTTCGGACCCAGGTTGGTTGGGAAGAAAATCGGTGAGACGGAGTACTGCCTTTCCGCCATTCCCCTAGGCGGCTATGTCAAAATGGTTGGCGAAGATCCAAACGAACCTTTATCGCCGGAGGATGAGGCCCGTTCCTTCAACAATCAGCCGCTCTTCTCCCGGTTCCTGATCGTTGCCGCCGGTCCCTTTTTCAATATTTTATTTGCCCTGATCATTTTCATGGGGATGTTCATGGCCGGCTATCCCTCGGAAGACAGCACCATCGGACGGGTGGAAAAGGGATCCCCGGCCTGGGAGGCCGGGATCCGGGGAGGGGACCATGTGGAGGCCGTCAACGGGGAGCCCGTCCGGTTGTGGGAGGAGTTGACGGACCGGATCCGGAAGAGTGACGGGTCACCCCTGAACCTGACCCTTGACCGGAAGGGGAAGAAGTTTGATATCACGGTCCGGCCGATGATGCGGGATCGGAAGAACATCTTCGGAGAGAGTGAAGAACGTTCTGTCATCGGGATTTCCCATCCGACCCTGGCGCCTGTTGCAGGGGTCTCGGATCCGGCCTCTCCCGCCGGTCGTGCCGGGCTTTCGACGGGCGACCGTATCGTGACGGTCAACAGCGAAGCGGTGCATACTTTTCCGGAACTGGAAACGGCGCTTCTGCGGAACCGCGCGGCGAAGATCCATCTGACAGTCAAACGGGAGGACAAGCCGCAGGAATTGACCTTGTCGTTTACGCCGAGGGAATTGCAGGCAGTGCAGGCCGATTCGGATCGGACATTGGCGGTGCTGGGAATTTCTTCCGCTGAACTCTTCGTACAGGAAGTCGTGAAAGACTCTCCGGCGGAGAAGGCGGGGATCAAGGCCGGGGACCGGATTGTTGCCATCGGTGGAAAGGTCCTGAACGACTTTGCCGATCTCCAGGAGATCATCGGAAAGAGTCCGGGTGTTTCCCTCTCCGTACGGCTGATTCGAGATGGAAAGACCCTGACCCTGCCGGTGGTGCCGGAAGCCTATGAAACCAAAGACCCCGTGGGCAAGAAGGTCATCCGTGGAAAGATCGGAATCCTGAGCGCCTATCGTCCGGAACCCGGCCCGACAATTTCCGTGCGGTACAACCCCTTCAAAGCCTTCTACAAGGGGCTTCAAATGACCTGGGACATTACGAAGTTGATCCTCGTGAGCCTGGTCAAACTGATTCAGCATGTCATCCCCGCCGACACCATCGGCGGTCCGATCCTGATCGCTCAGCTTGCGGGACAGCAGATTCAATACGGCCTGCTCGAGCTGCTCAAATTCCTGGCGCTGATCAGTATCAACCTGGGGATCCTCAATCTTTTTCCCATCCCGATCCTCGACGGCGGGCATATCCTCTTTTTCGCTATCGAAGGGTTGCTGGGACGGCCCCTGAGCATGCAGAAACGTGAGATCGCCCAGCAGGTCGGTCTCTTCCTCCTGATCTCCCTCATGATCTTCGCCTTCTACAACGACCTCATGCGGGTCTTCAAGTGA
- a CDS encoding 1-deoxy-D-xylulose-5-phosphate reductoisomerase produces MSALRKQKVVVLGSTGSIGVNTLDVIARHPDRFEVIALTAYRNMDLLADQVAACVPQRVVVADGEERDRLISSLKGSAPEIALGVEGLIQAATLPEADIVVSAIVGAAGLVPTLAAVRVGKRVALANKETLVMAGRLVMEEAKKSGARILPVDSEHSAIYQCLSGEETAKVRRLILTASGGPFRRMTRGEMERVRAKDALRHPRWEMGRKISIDSATLMNKGLEVIEARWLFDMPVERIDIVVHPESIVHSMVEFHDGSVLAQMGLPDMRVPIAYALGYPERLESGVEFLNVIEQGPLTFEPPDRERFPALSLAEDALRQGGVMPAVLNAANEVAVNAFLQGRIDFLRIPRLIRSVMEKSEHRDYETAEEILRTDLATRKKTREEISRL; encoded by the coding sequence ATGTCGGCATTACGGAAACAGAAGGTTGTTGTTTTAGGCTCTACCGGATCGATCGGGGTTAACACCCTCGATGTGATTGCCCGTCACCCCGACCGATTTGAAGTCATCGCCCTGACGGCCTATCGGAACATGGATCTTCTTGCGGACCAGGTAGCGGCCTGCGTTCCACAACGGGTCGTGGTGGCCGACGGTGAGGAGAGGGATCGACTGATCTCCTCTCTGAAGGGATCTGCTCCCGAGATTGCCTTGGGTGTGGAGGGCCTGATTCAGGCCGCCACACTCCCGGAAGCCGACATCGTCGTCTCGGCCATCGTCGGTGCAGCCGGGCTGGTGCCGACCCTCGCCGCAGTCAGGGTAGGTAAAAGAGTCGCCCTTGCGAACAAGGAAACCCTCGTCATGGCCGGGCGCCTGGTCATGGAGGAAGCAAAGAAGTCCGGCGCCCGGATTCTTCCCGTCGATAGTGAGCACAGTGCCATCTATCAATGTCTGTCCGGGGAGGAGACCGCAAAGGTCCGGCGCCTCATCCTGACCGCATCGGGCGGGCCGTTTCGGCGGATGACCCGCGGGGAGATGGAACGGGTCCGGGCGAAGGATGCCTTGCGGCACCCCCGGTGGGAAATGGGGCGGAAGATTTCCATCGACTCCGCAACCCTGATGAACAAAGGGCTGGAAGTGATCGAGGCCCGATGGCTCTTTGATATGCCCGTCGAACGGATCGATATCGTCGTCCATCCCGAAAGTATCGTTCACTCCATGGTAGAATTTCACGACGGGTCGGTTCTGGCCCAGATGGGTCTGCCCGACATGCGGGTCCCTATTGCCTATGCCCTCGGGTATCCCGAACGGCTGGAAAGCGGAGTGGAGTTTTTAAACGTGATCGAGCAGGGACCGCTCACCTTTGAGCCGCCCGATCGTGAACGTTTCCCCGCCCTTTCTCTGGCGGAGGATGCCTTGCGGCAGGGCGGAGTGATGCCGGCGGTTTTGAATGCAGCCAACGAGGTGGCCGTGAACGCTTTCCTGCAGGGCCGGATCGACTTCCTCCGGATTCCCCGCCTGATCCGGTCGGTGATGGAAAAGAGCGAACACCGGGATTATGAAACCGCCGAAGAGATCCTCCGGACCGACCTTGCGACGCGGAAGAAGACACGGGAAGAGATCAGCCGTTTGTGA
- a CDS encoding phosphatidate cytidylyltransferase has translation MPPKRVFTALVGLPILALLIFYSEPFIFFLALLVTALIGQNEFYHLQESEGFHLQKFLGLLMGALLLAGFYAGDGALVSGILVLFILLAMVFRTFSGRDVGQAVREISVTCFGLYYVPYLFGYLLLLRGVPSGRTWVFFLFLTVWAGDTGAYYIGTRYGKRKLFPKVSPKKTLEGSAGGLLCSLIAGGVGKLVFSLPVEGLVAPALLGAGLGLIGQVGDLAESILKRSSGIKDSGVLFPGHGGVLDRFDSILFAAPALYYFLQSGIG, from the coding sequence ATGCCTCCGAAACGGGTATTTACGGCGCTGGTCGGTCTCCCGATTCTTGCGCTGCTGATCTTCTACAGCGAGCCGTTTATTTTTTTTCTTGCCCTTCTGGTTACCGCTCTCATCGGACAGAACGAATTTTACCACCTCCAGGAATCGGAGGGGTTCCACCTCCAGAAATTCCTGGGTCTTCTCATGGGGGCTTTGCTCCTTGCCGGGTTTTATGCCGGCGACGGCGCTCTGGTTTCCGGCATCCTGGTCCTGTTCATTCTCCTGGCCATGGTCTTTCGGACCTTTTCGGGACGGGACGTGGGACAGGCCGTTCGGGAAATCAGTGTGACCTGTTTCGGCCTTTATTATGTTCCCTATCTCTTCGGTTATCTCCTCCTGCTGCGGGGGGTTCCCTCCGGGCGGACGTGGGTCTTCTTCCTCTTTCTGACGGTTTGGGCCGGCGATACCGGCGCCTACTATATCGGGACCCGCTACGGGAAACGGAAACTCTTCCCAAAGGTCAGCCCCAAGAAGACCCTCGAAGGATCGGCCGGAGGGTTGCTCTGCTCCCTCATTGCCGGTGGGGTGGGGAAGCTTGTCTTCTCCCTTCCCGTGGAGGGGTTAGTGGCGCCGGCCCTTTTGGGCGCCGGACTCGGCCTGATCGGCCAGGTCGGCGATCTGGCGGAGTCGATTCTGAAACGTTCTTCCGGCATCAAGGATTCCGGTGTTCTCTTCCCCGGCCACGGCGGGGTACTGGACCGTTTTGACAGTATCCTTTTTGCGGCGCCGGCACTCTACTATTTTCTCCAGTCCGGGATCGGATAG
- a CDS encoding isoprenyl transferase — MNKNLPPAEECNETAKLYPELFRQIDPAALPYHVAIIMDGNGRWAGARSIPRIMGHKEGVRSVDEVVACARETGVRVLTLYAFSVENWQRPRTEVRALMGILKEYIKRKVRVMQENGIRFQAIGRIHDLPENIQELLHWAERETSANQVMTLNLALSYGGRAEILDAVRSLAQDVADGRIRPSEIDEAVLSSRMYTRDCPDPDLIIRTSGEQRISNFLTWQSVYTELYFTPILWPDFKRKAFLEALLDYRTRERRYGMTGEQVKEGE, encoded by the coding sequence CCGGAACTCTTTCGGCAGATTGATCCTGCCGCTCTTCCCTACCATGTCGCCATCATCATGGACGGCAATGGCCGATGGGCCGGGGCACGTTCCATTCCCCGCATCATGGGGCATAAGGAAGGGGTTCGTTCCGTCGACGAAGTGGTCGCCTGTGCCCGGGAAACCGGTGTCCGGGTTCTCACGCTCTATGCCTTTTCCGTGGAAAACTGGCAGCGGCCCCGGACCGAGGTGCGGGCGCTCATGGGGATCCTCAAGGAATATATCAAAAGAAAAGTGCGGGTGATGCAGGAGAATGGAATCCGTTTTCAGGCCATCGGCAGGATTCACGACCTGCCGGAGAATATTCAGGAACTTCTTCATTGGGCCGAGCGGGAGACGTCGGCGAATCAGGTCATGACCCTGAATCTTGCCTTAAGCTATGGCGGACGGGCTGAAATCCTCGACGCGGTGCGGTCCCTGGCTCAGGACGTGGCCGACGGGCGGATTCGACCGTCGGAGATCGATGAAGCGGTCCTGAGCAGCCGGATGTATACGAGGGACTGTCCCGACCCGGACCTGATCATCCGAACCAGCGGAGAGCAGCGGATCAGCAATTTTCTGACCTGGCAGTCGGTCTATACGGAACTCTATTTTACGCCCATCCTCTGGCCTGATTTTAAACGAAAGGCGTTTCTCGAAGCACTACTCGATTACCGGACACGGGAACGACGGTACGGGATGACCGGCGAACAGGTCAAAGAAGGGGAGTAA